The following proteins are encoded in a genomic region of Mycoplasma sp. NEAQ87857:
- a CDS encoding 16S rRNA (uracil(1498)-N(3))-methyltransferase, which produces MNRFFVDLKEDNHFVLSKEHLKHLKVLRIDNKPFICVYQEQFYKCILNNEVAEIIEIIDQNHESDFEIILAISVIKFERFEWLLQKATELGVSRIIPFVSDHTNHELVKYNKYQKKIQRFETIILNAAEQSFRNKLPILEPLTTFTKLLDYPINNKIIAHEKVEVSKTLIQPIDQEVIFFVGPEGGFSDNEIDLAIKHNFNLVSLGSRILRAETAGIFLLSQIKIK; this is translated from the coding sequence ATGAATCGATTTTTTGTAGATTTAAAAGAAGATAATCACTTTGTTTTATCTAAAGAACACTTAAAACATCTTAAAGTTTTAAGAATAGATAATAAACCTTTTATTTGTGTTTATCAAGAACAATTTTATAAATGCATCTTAAATAATGAAGTTGCTGAAATTATTGAAATCATAGATCAAAATCACGAAAGTGATTTTGAAATAATACTAGCTATTAGCGTGATTAAATTCGAACGTTTTGAATGATTGCTTCAAAAAGCTACTGAATTAGGAGTATCTAGAATTATTCCTTTTGTTAGTGATCACACTAATCATGAATTAGTTAAATATAATAAATATCAAAAGAAGATCCAGCGTTTTGAAACCATTATTCTAAATGCTGCTGAGCAGTCATTTAGAAATAAATTACCAATTTTAGAACCTTTAACCACTTTTACTAAATTATTAGATTATCCTATAAATAATAAAATTATTGCTCATGAAAAAGTTGAAGTATCAAAAACTCTTATTCAACCTATAGATCAAGAAGTAATCTTTTTTGTAGGTCCTGAAGGAGGATTTAGTGATAATGAAATTGATTTAGCAATTAAGCATAACTTTAATTTAGTCTCTTTAGGTTCAAGAATCTTAAGAGCTGAAACTGCAGGAATTTTCTTATTAAGTCAAATTAAAATTAAATAA